Proteins encoded together in one Mycobacterium sp. MS1601 window:
- a CDS encoding LysR family transcriptional regulator: MPGTQRVSADDLLILLAVGRTGRYVTAADELGLNHTTVARRISALEQDLGGRVLARVGGSWELTELGRHALGAAEAVESALRSLSAPDGAERALEGVVRMSATDGFSAYIAAPAAAAVQRRHPGIAVEIVAATRRVTQQRSGLDIEVVVGQPQVHRAQAIPLGDYRLGLYGAGDYLTARGTPQSVTDLAEHRLVYFIDSMLQVDDLDLARTFAPVMRESVSSTNVFVHVEATRAAAGLGLLPCFMADRHDDLVRVLRDTVAIQLSYWLVARADTLRRPEVAAFVNAIRERMHAQHNVLLGMP, translated from the coding sequence ATGCCTGGTACGCAGCGAGTCAGCGCCGACGACCTGTTGATCCTCTTGGCGGTCGGGCGCACCGGCCGTTACGTCACCGCCGCCGACGAACTAGGGCTCAACCACACCACCGTCGCCCGCCGCATCAGCGCGCTGGAGCAGGATCTCGGCGGCCGGGTGCTTGCCCGGGTCGGCGGAAGTTGGGAGCTGACCGAACTGGGCCGCCACGCCCTCGGTGCGGCCGAAGCGGTGGAGTCCGCGTTGCGCTCGCTGTCGGCACCCGACGGCGCCGAACGAGCGCTCGAGGGAGTGGTGCGGATGTCGGCCACCGACGGTTTCAGCGCATACATAGCAGCCCCGGCAGCTGCCGCGGTCCAGCGTCGTCACCCCGGAATCGCGGTGGAGATCGTCGCCGCCACCCGCCGGGTGACCCAACAACGATCGGGTCTCGACATCGAGGTGGTGGTGGGCCAGCCGCAGGTGCACAGAGCGCAGGCGATTCCGCTCGGCGACTACCGCCTCGGGCTCTACGGCGCCGGCGACTACCTGACCGCCCGCGGGACGCCGCAATCGGTAACAGATCTGGCCGAGCACCGGCTGGTGTACTTCATCGACTCGATGCTGCAGGTCGACGACCTGGACCTGGCCCGCACCTTCGCCCCGGTCATGCGTGAATCGGTGTCGTCCACCAATGTGTTCGTCCACGTCGAGGCCACCCGCGCGGCCGCCGGGCTCGGGCTGCTGCCGTGCTTCATGGCCGATCGCCACGACGACCTGGTCCGGGTACTCCGCGACACCGTGGCCATTCAGCTCAGCTACTGGCTGGTGGCCCGCGCCGACACGCTACGTCGACCCGAGGTCGCTGCCTTTGTCAACGCGATCCGCGAGCGGATGCACGCGCAACACAACGTCCTGCTGGGTATGCCGTGA
- a CDS encoding alpha/beta fold hydrolase yields MKYLRQGTGQPLLLIHGISNLHNWDPVLAQLTGQRDVIAVDLPGFGQTPPLPGEVTVAALTDAVEQFISDLDLGDVDVVGSSMGARMALELARRGHGGAVVALAPGGFWSDAAVRFFGATVVPSVTVVRHIQPLLPALVRTALGRTALLAQFSAKPWALGSGLVLQELRNFAASPSIDDALRALVHGPRQQGGSVRAQVTIGWGRNDRVTFPSQAQRALELFPDARLHWFDRCGHFPHWDQTEEAVQLILESTGTR; encoded by the coding sequence GTGAAGTACCTACGTCAGGGGACCGGACAGCCGCTCCTGTTGATCCACGGCATCTCCAACCTGCACAACTGGGACCCTGTGCTGGCCCAGCTGACGGGGCAACGCGACGTCATCGCTGTGGACCTTCCCGGGTTCGGACAGACGCCACCGCTGCCAGGCGAGGTGACCGTCGCGGCACTGACCGACGCAGTCGAGCAGTTCATCAGCGACCTCGACCTGGGCGATGTCGACGTGGTGGGCAGCTCCATGGGCGCGCGCATGGCTTTGGAGCTGGCCAGACGCGGCCACGGCGGTGCGGTGGTGGCTCTGGCCCCGGGTGGATTCTGGTCCGACGCCGCGGTGAGATTCTTCGGAGCGACGGTGGTGCCGTCCGTCACGGTGGTCCGCCACATCCAGCCGTTACTGCCCGCTCTCGTCCGCACCGCGTTGGGACGTACCGCACTGTTGGCACAGTTCTCCGCGAAGCCATGGGCGCTGGGCTCGGGCCTGGTGTTGCAGGAACTTCGCAACTTCGCCGCCTCCCCGAGCATCGACGACGCACTGAGAGCGCTGGTGCACGGCCCGAGACAACAGGGAGGATCCGTGCGCGCGCAGGTCACGATCGGGTGGGGCCGCAACGACAGGGTGACCTTCCCCAGTCAGGCGCAGCGCGCACTGGAGTTGTTCCCGGACGCCCGGCTGCACTGGTTCGACCGCTGCGGGCACTTCCCGCACTGGGACCAGACCGAAGAGGCGGTGCAGCTGATCCTGGAGTCCACCGGAACACGCTGA
- a CDS encoding alpha/beta hydrolase, whose protein sequence is MPHFDADTGRFYYRHWAAADPHAAVVFLHGFGENTSLYHRLGFALNAAGIDFWAVDQQGHGLSPGKRGDFGPIAHSAGLAEQLTELAETTAPGIPLVLQGHSFGAAVALSILLAKPQRYTAGIISGAPLVPIPELLNADSSFELDLAILSADPFYLDALENDPLGFEDADGSALARALDTIWDSIGSELPTLAVPTLAIHGTVDAIAPVGAVRAYAEQIDNLELVEFPGARHDILNETVHREVAEQIVGFIEDTA, encoded by the coding sequence ATGCCGCACTTCGACGCTGACACCGGACGGTTCTACTACCGGCACTGGGCCGCTGCCGACCCCCACGCCGCGGTGGTCTTTCTGCACGGGTTCGGCGAGAACACTTCGCTGTATCACCGACTGGGCTTCGCGCTCAATGCCGCCGGGATCGACTTCTGGGCGGTGGACCAGCAGGGCCACGGCCTCAGCCCGGGCAAACGCGGCGATTTCGGACCCATCGCCCACAGCGCGGGGCTCGCCGAGCAGCTGACTGAGCTGGCGGAAACCACAGCCCCCGGCATTCCGCTTGTGCTGCAGGGACACTCGTTCGGCGCCGCGGTGGCACTGTCGATACTGCTGGCCAAGCCGCAGCGCTATACCGCCGGGATCATCTCGGGAGCACCCCTGGTGCCCATCCCCGAGTTGCTGAACGCGGACAGCAGTTTCGAACTGGATCTGGCGATACTGTCGGCCGACCCGTTCTACTTGGATGCTCTCGAGAACGACCCGCTGGGATTCGAGGACGCCGACGGCAGCGCGCTGGCCCGCGCGCTGGACACCATCTGGGACAGCATCGGCTCCGAGCTACCGACATTGGCGGTTCCCACCCTGGCGATTCACGGCACCGTCGACGCCATCGCCCCGGTGGGCGCGGTACGCGCCTACGCCGAACAGATCGACAACCTCGAGCTGGTCGAGTTTCCCGGGGCTCGTCACGACATCCTCAACGAAACCGTGCACCGCGAAGTGGCCGAGCAGATCGTGGGGTTCATCGAGGACACAGCGTGA
- the hsaB gene encoding 3-hydroxy-9,10-secoandrosta-1,3,5(10)-triene-9,17-dione monooxygenase reductase subunit, with protein sequence MAEAVIDPRTFRHVLGQFCTGITIITSMSRGDDDLEPVGFACQSFAALSLDPPLVLFCPTKLSRSWAAIEASGRFCVNILHENQKDVSARFGSREPDKFAGIDWAPSKLGSPVIAGALAHIDCTVASVHDGGDHFVVFGAVHSLSEVPKTKPRPLLFYRGEYTGIEPDKNSPAHWRDDLEAFITATTPDTWL encoded by the coding sequence ATGGCGGAAGCAGTGATCGACCCGCGCACGTTCCGCCATGTCCTCGGGCAGTTCTGTACGGGCATCACCATCATCACTTCGATGTCTCGGGGTGATGACGACCTTGAACCCGTCGGTTTCGCGTGCCAATCGTTCGCCGCGCTGTCCCTGGACCCGCCTCTGGTGCTGTTCTGCCCCACCAAGCTGTCGCGCTCGTGGGCGGCCATCGAGGCCAGCGGCCGGTTCTGCGTGAACATCCTGCACGAGAATCAGAAAGACGTCTCGGCCCGGTTCGGATCCCGCGAGCCCGACAAGTTCGCCGGAATCGACTGGGCACCGTCCAAACTCGGTTCGCCGGTGATCGCCGGTGCGCTGGCGCACATCGACTGCACGGTGGCTTCGGTGCACGACGGAGGCGATCACTTCGTGGTGTTCGGAGCGGTGCACTCGCTGTCGGAGGTGCCGAAGACGAAGCCGCGCCCCCTGCTGTTCTACCGCGGTGAGTACACCGGCATCGAACCGGACAAGAATTCCCCGGCGCACTGGCGCGACGACCTCGAAGCGTTCATCACCGCCACCACCCCGGACACCTGGCTTTGA
- the hsaC gene encoding iron-dependent extradiol dioxygenase HsaC, which translates to MTIKSLGYLRIEATDVGAWREYGLKVLGMVEGHGTPGKSPDGALYLRMDEFPARLIIVPGEHDRLLQSGWETANAAALQDIRTRLDVEGTPYKEATAAELADRRVDEMIVFDDPSGNTLEVFHGVALQHRRVVSPYGHKFVTEEQGLGHVVLTTRDDAETLHFYRDVLGFFLRDSMKLPPQLVGRPADGAPAWLRFLGVNPRHHSLAFMPGETPSGIVHLMVEVGEADDVGLCLDRALRRKVKMSATLGRHVNDKMLSFYMKTPGGFDIEFGCEGLEVDDDDWVARESTAVSLWGHDFSVGFK; encoded by the coding sequence GTGACCATCAAATCCCTCGGATACCTGCGTATCGAGGCCACCGATGTCGGGGCCTGGCGCGAGTACGGCCTCAAGGTCCTGGGCATGGTCGAGGGGCACGGGACTCCCGGAAAAAGCCCAGACGGCGCTCTCTACCTGCGGATGGACGAGTTCCCCGCGCGGCTGATCATCGTGCCCGGTGAGCATGACCGGTTGCTGCAATCCGGCTGGGAGACTGCCAATGCCGCAGCACTGCAGGACATTCGCACACGATTGGACGTCGAAGGCACTCCGTACAAGGAGGCCACGGCCGCTGAACTGGCCGATAGGCGCGTCGACGAGATGATCGTGTTCGACGACCCCTCGGGTAACACTCTGGAGGTCTTCCACGGGGTGGCGTTGCAGCACCGTCGCGTGGTCAGCCCGTACGGCCACAAGTTCGTCACCGAGGAGCAGGGGCTTGGGCACGTGGTCCTGACCACTCGCGACGATGCCGAAACGCTGCACTTCTACCGTGACGTGCTGGGCTTCTTCCTGCGCGACTCGATGAAGCTGCCGCCCCAACTCGTGGGCCGGCCGGCCGACGGAGCCCCCGCGTGGCTGCGCTTCCTCGGCGTCAACCCGCGCCATCACAGCCTTGCGTTCATGCCGGGGGAGACCCCCAGCGGCATCGTGCATCTCATGGTCGAGGTGGGTGAGGCGGACGACGTGGGGTTGTGTCTGGATCGCGCTCTGCGCCGTAAGGTCAAGATGTCGGCCACGCTCGGCCGGCATGTCAACGACAAGATGCTGTCGTTCTACATGAAGACCCCCGGTGGCTTCGACATCGAATTCGGTTGTGAGGGACTCGAAGTTGATGACGACGACTGGGTGGCGCGGGAGAGTACCGCGGTCAGCCTGTGGGGGCATGACTTCAGCGTCGGCTTCAAGTAG
- the hsaD gene encoding 4,5:9,10-diseco-3-hydroxy-5,9,17-trioxoandrosta-1(10),2-diene-4-oate hydrolase, which translates to MTSFAAEAAQQQEITFESTSRYAQVRQDMKLHYHEAGVGNPETVVLLHGGGPGASSWSNFSRNIPVLAKHFHVLAVDQPGYGYSDKHAEHEQYNRYSGTALLNLFDHLGIERAALVGNSLGGGTAVRFALDNPKRAGRLVLMGPGGLSVNLFAPDPTEGVKLLGRFAADPTRENIEKFLRIMVFDQSLITPELVEERFKIASTPESLAATKAMGRSFAGADFELGMMWRDAYKLRQPVLLIWGREDRVNPLDGALVALKQIQRAQLHVFGQCGHWAQLEKFDEFNKLTVDFLGGGSK; encoded by the coding sequence ATGACATCGTTTGCCGCCGAAGCTGCCCAGCAGCAGGAGATCACCTTCGAGTCCACCTCACGCTATGCACAGGTCCGTCAGGACATGAAGCTGCACTACCACGAAGCAGGTGTCGGCAATCCCGAGACGGTGGTGCTGCTGCACGGCGGCGGTCCCGGAGCGTCCAGCTGGTCGAACTTCAGCCGCAACATTCCGGTGCTGGCAAAGCACTTTCACGTGCTGGCCGTGGACCAACCCGGTTACGGCTACTCCGACAAGCACGCCGAGCATGAGCAGTACAACCGTTACAGCGGTACCGCGTTGCTCAATCTTTTCGACCACCTGGGTATCGAACGTGCTGCGCTGGTGGGTAATTCACTGGGCGGCGGCACCGCGGTGCGCTTTGCACTGGACAATCCGAAGCGGGCGGGCCGGCTGGTGCTGATGGGCCCCGGTGGACTCAGCGTCAACCTGTTCGCGCCGGACCCCACGGAGGGGGTCAAGCTGTTGGGCCGGTTCGCCGCCGATCCCACGCGCGAGAACATCGAGAAATTCCTGCGCATCATGGTGTTCGACCAGAGCCTCATCACACCGGAACTGGTGGAGGAACGCTTCAAGATCGCCAGCACCCCGGAGTCGCTGGCGGCCACCAAGGCCATGGGCCGCTCGTTCGCCGGCGCCGACTTCGAGTTGGGCATGATGTGGCGCGACGCCTACAAGCTGCGTCAGCCGGTGCTGCTCATCTGGGGCCGCGAGGACAGGGTGAATCCACTGGACGGTGCGCTGGTGGCGCTCAAACAGATCCAGCGGGCGCAGCTGCACGTGTTCGGCCAGTGCGGACACTGGGCGCAGCTGGAGAAGTTCGACGAGTTCAACAAGCTCACGGTTGACTTCCTCGGAGGCGGTTCAAAGTGA
- the hsaA gene encoding 3-hydroxy-9,10-secoandrosta-1,3,5(10)-triene-9,17-dione monooxygenase oxygenase subunit, producing MTSIQQRDAQSVLAGIDDLLPQFRDRAQATEDLRRIPDESVAQLGEVGFFKLLQPEQWGGLQADPTIFYEAVRRIASACGSTGWVSSIIGVHNWHLALFDQQAQEDVWGDDPTVRVSSSYAPMGAGVVTEAGDGYIVNGAWNWSSGCDTASWAFLGGPVIKGGRPVDFGSFLIPRTEYRIDDVWHVVGLRGTGSNTVVVKDVFVPKHRFLSYKAMNDGTAGGYATNTAPVYKMPWGTVHPTTISAPIVGMAYGAYDAHVEHQGKRIRAAFAGEKPKDDPFAKVRIAEAASDIDAAWRQLIGNVGDEYALLSAGKEIPFSLRARARRDQVRATGRAIASVDRLFEASGATALANDAPIQRFWRDAHAGRVHAANEPERAYLIFGNDEFGLPPADTMV from the coding sequence GTGACTTCCATTCAACAACGTGATGCACAGTCGGTGCTGGCCGGCATCGATGATCTGCTTCCGCAGTTCCGCGACCGCGCCCAGGCCACCGAGGATCTGCGTCGAATCCCGGACGAGTCGGTCGCGCAACTCGGCGAGGTGGGCTTCTTCAAACTGCTCCAGCCCGAGCAGTGGGGTGGGCTGCAGGCCGACCCGACGATCTTCTACGAGGCGGTCCGTCGAATCGCGAGTGCCTGCGGTTCCACCGGCTGGGTCTCGTCGATCATCGGCGTGCACAACTGGCACCTGGCGCTGTTCGACCAGCAGGCACAGGAAGACGTCTGGGGTGACGACCCGACGGTCCGGGTGTCCTCCTCGTACGCACCGATGGGTGCGGGTGTGGTGACCGAGGCGGGTGACGGTTACATCGTCAACGGCGCGTGGAACTGGTCCTCCGGGTGTGACACCGCCAGCTGGGCGTTCCTCGGAGGTCCGGTGATCAAGGGCGGCAGGCCGGTGGACTTCGGCAGCTTCCTGATCCCGCGCACCGAGTACAGGATCGACGACGTGTGGCACGTGGTGGGTCTGCGCGGCACGGGTAGTAACACCGTCGTCGTCAAGGACGTGTTCGTCCCCAAACACCGCTTCCTGTCCTACAAGGCGATGAACGACGGCACCGCAGGCGGTTACGCCACCAATACCGCGCCGGTCTACAAGATGCCGTGGGGCACCGTGCATCCCACCACCATCTCGGCGCCCATCGTCGGCATGGCCTATGGCGCCTACGACGCGCACGTCGAACACCAGGGCAAGCGCATCCGGGCGGCATTCGCCGGCGAGAAACCCAAGGACGACCCGTTTGCCAAGGTGCGCATCGCCGAGGCTGCCAGTGATATCGACGCCGCCTGGCGCCAGTTGATCGGCAACGTGGGCGACGAGTACGCACTGCTGAGTGCGGGAAAAGAGATCCCGTTCAGCCTGCGGGCCCGGGCCCGTCGCGACCAGGTGCGAGCCACCGGTCGTGCCATCGCCTCGGTGGATCGGCTGTTCGAGGCTTCCGGTGCCACCGCGCTGGCCAATGATGCGCCGATCCAGCGCTTCTGGCGTGACGCCCATGCCGGCCGGGTGCATGCCGCCAACGAACCCGAGCGTGCGTACCTGATCTTCGGCAACGACGAGTTCGGGTTGCCGCCTGCAGACACGATGGTTTGA
- a CDS encoding ferredoxin--NADP reductase encodes MTEPLGSHVLELEISDVIAETDDARSLVFKVPDGADITADKLRYTPGQFLTLRIPSDRTGSVARCYSLCSSPHTDSALTVTVKRTVDGYASNWLCDNAAPGMKVHVLAPSGTFVPKSFDGDFLLVAAGSGITPMMAICKSALSQGSGQVTLLYANRDEKSVIFAEALRDLSTKYADRLSVIHWLESVQGLPSVAALAHLAGAHTASQAFICGPGPFMAAAQEALKSLDMPDKQVHVEVFRSLDTDPFAAVTLEQASDDDEPPATAVVTLDGTTHELSWPRNAKLLDVLLDKGLDAPFSCREGHCGACAVLKKDGEVTMEINDVLEPSDLEEGLILGCQALPASDSVEVTYDE; translated from the coding sequence GTGACGGAGCCGCTCGGTAGCCACGTTCTGGAGCTCGAGATCTCCGACGTCATCGCCGAAACCGACGATGCGCGTTCGCTGGTGTTCAAGGTGCCCGACGGAGCAGACATCACCGCCGACAAGCTGCGCTACACGCCGGGGCAGTTCCTGACGTTGCGCATCCCCAGTGATCGCACCGGGTCGGTGGCCCGTTGTTACTCGCTGTGCAGTTCCCCGCACACCGACAGTGCCCTGACGGTGACCGTGAAACGCACGGTCGACGGATACGCCTCGAACTGGCTGTGCGACAACGCCGCGCCCGGCATGAAGGTGCACGTGCTGGCACCGTCGGGCACGTTCGTCCCGAAGTCGTTCGACGGCGACTTCCTGCTGGTGGCCGCGGGCAGTGGGATCACCCCGATGATGGCGATCTGCAAGTCCGCCCTGTCGCAGGGCAGTGGCCAGGTGACGCTGCTCTATGCGAACCGCGACGAGAAGTCGGTGATCTTCGCCGAGGCCCTGCGCGACCTGTCGACCAAGTACGCCGACCGGCTGTCGGTGATTCACTGGCTGGAATCGGTGCAGGGGTTGCCCAGCGTCGCCGCCCTGGCCCACCTGGCCGGCGCACACACCGCCAGTCAGGCCTTCATCTGTGGCCCCGGCCCTTTCATGGCGGCGGCGCAGGAGGCGTTGAAGTCGCTGGACATGCCGGACAAGCAGGTGCACGTCGAGGTGTTCCGCTCACTGGACACCGACCCGTTCGCCGCGGTCACGCTCGAGCAGGCCTCAGACGATGACGAGCCGCCGGCCACCGCGGTGGTGACGCTGGACGGCACCACCCACGAACTGAGTTGGCCGCGCAACGCCAAACTGCTCGACGTCCTGTTGGACAAGGGCCTGGACGCACCGTTCTCCTGTCGCGAGGGCCACTGCGGCGCCTGCGCCGTGTTGAAGAAGGACGGCGAGGTGACCATGGAGATCAACGACGTCCTCGAACCGTCCGATCTCGAGGAGGGCCTGATCCTGGGTTGCCAGGCGCTGCCGGCGTCGGATTCCGTCGAAGTGACCTACGACGAATGA